The Roseibium sp. Sym1 nucleotide sequence TGGCCAAAGGTCGGCCGCACGAAGTAATCGGCAACCTCGAACCAGCGATAGTTCACCGCGCCGACGGTCGGCCATGCGGCACCATCGACTACCCCACGTTCGAGTGCGGGGTAGATTTCCGGCCCAGGCAGAACAACCGGAGAGCCGCCGAGTTTCTCGATCACGGGATGATAAAGTGGAGTTCCCCGGATGCGACGGCCATTCAGTGCGTCTTCACCCAGAGGCTCTTTCAGGAGCATGTGGAAGCCGTTGCGATCATAGAACACGGCGATCAGTTTCAGTCCGACTTTCTGGTATTCTTGGTCGGCGAAATCCCAAATGCCGGAGTCATGAAGTTCTTCGCTGGAACCGCTTAATGCGTCTAAAGACATACCAACGGCAATATCGTTGTAGTGATATCCTCCATTTGTATAGAGCATATTGAATACGCCTTGCGCGACCGGATTGAACTGTTCGAAAGGCGGTACCGTTTCGGGACCAAACCTGGATAAGTTCAGATTTTCGGTGGTCTCGTTTTCGAGATACTCCATAAATGGCATCAAAACCTCACCGACGGCGGCATAGCTCTGATCCCAGCTTGAAAGGATTTTCAAATCGGCCGCCATCGCATGGTTCGTCGCGACATGTGGCAGTACAATTGACGCGACAAGGCCGTATATTATGTTTTTCATCTGCGTTCCTCCTGTTTTATTTTAAGCACATGGCTGATGGATACTTTGCCCCCAAAGAACCGACCGAATACAACTCCCGAATTCGGTTTGGTTCTCGTCTCGATCCATTCGGTTCCCTAGAAAACGATCACTCCTTTTCCAGACGCTTGTTTGTCCAAAAGCTCATAAGCTTTTCCGGCCTGATCGAGCGTCCAGCGATTGGAGAAAATTGCCTCGACGTCGACGCCGCGATCCACCGAGAACGTTCCGCATTCCTCCATGATGTTCGTTGAGAAGGTGAAAGACCCGACCACATTGATCTGCCTGAAAATCACGTCGGCGGAAAAATCGACTGACGCCGGCCTGCCCAGTCCGACAAACACAGCGGTTCCCCACAGCCGAAGGCACTTTATTGCATCGGTTATCGCCTGCTGCGCCCCCGATGTTTCGATCGAGAAATGTGCGCCTTTGCCGTGTGTCAGATCCCTGATCGCCTCGACCGCATTTGTATCCGCAGGGTTAATCGTTTCGGCGGCGCCGAAGCGATTGGCCATCTCGAGACGTTCTGCGTTAACGTCGAGTGCGATAACCCGTGCGCCCATTGCGGCAGCGAACTGGGTGCCGGATAACCCGACCGGACCCTGGCCGAATATTGCAACCGTATGGCTCGAATTCGGCTGGACCTTGCGAAGAGCTGAGTAAGAAGTGCCTGAGCCGCATGCGATCGCCGCACCGGCTTCGAACGAAAGGCTGTCCGGGAGCGTAACCAGCGTATGAGCTGCGCATTTCATGTATTTGGCATGCGCGCCATGTGCGGTCCAACCATAGATATCGGGAACCATGGTCTCGCAAATTTGAGGCCATCCCGTCCGGCATTGGTCGCATATGTGACAGCCGGAATAGTGATGTATCATGACGCGTTGGCCGATGCGGGCGACACGCTCGCTCACTCCCGGACCGACCGCAACCACAACACCGGAAGGTTCATGGCCTCCGATCATTGGCCCGTTGTCGCGCATGGTCTCGTAAGGTTTTCCCTTGGCCAGCTCACGAAATGCCTGATCGTCTGACGGTGCCCGATAGGCGTGCAGATCGCTCCCGCACAGACCTGACGCCTTAACTTCGATCACGACCTCTCCCGGCCCTGGAGTCGGATCATCGAATGTCATGATTTCAACCTTGCGATCCCCGGGAAACGTTACGCCTCGCATGTAATTCTCCCCTTTGCGCCATGCTTGAATTGGCAATTCCGCAGACGTGCGCATCCACTTGGCGCGTCGTTTTCCTGCATTTTCTAGCGAGTATTCATTTGGCCGGTCGGCCTGGTCTCCGCGAGCCAGTCACACAGCTCTTGAAGTCACGCCAGCTGCGCAAATGCTTCAGCCTGCCGGGAATTTTCTTCCAAAGCCATGCATGGTCACCTTGGGTCTCTCCTCCATGTCCAACCCCTTTAACTGGTAAGGCTCAAAGTCAGTCGCCTGAGCCGAAAAGCGGATCTCTTTGCTTTTTTTCTCGATATGACGTGCCTGGCGGCGCGCCTTGATCTGCGAAATCGTGGTGTACTGCGACGATGATTGTCCAATATGAATTTGGCGATGATTTATATTGTTCAGGTTATGTATTGAGTGATAAGAATAAGCTGTTGTCCGGCGTCGGCCTGCTTTCAGATAAAGCGTTTTCGAAGCGTCGATTTCGATAGCGTGCAGGTTGAGGGGAAGAGCAGGTATGTCTAAGTCGCTTTTGCAAAACGTAGATTTGCAGCTGCCAAACAGCTTTCTGCGTTCAAGGAATTTGACACTCCACAAACTCAATGTTTTCTGCAAGGTCGCTCAACTCAACAGTGTAACGCGCGCAGCGGAGCAACTTAATATTGCTCAACCTGCGGTGACGGCGCATCTGCGCGGTCTGGAGGAAAGTGTTGGCGCTCAGTTGGTGCAGAAAGTCGGTCGTAACATAGAGCTGACCCATGCCGGAAAACGGATATATACTTGGGCATCCGAGATCTTGCATCGCAGTTCTGAGATGTTTCTCGACCTTGTGGACATCAACAATGGCGGTCTGGAGAGAACGAAGATCGCAGCGTCGATGGTCGTGGGGACTTATAAGCTACCGGATATAATACTCGAAAATCATAGATCAAACCCATCGCACAAGGTTTCTGTGTCGGTCCTGACACCCTATTTGGCGACTGAGGCGGTCTTGAACGGCGAATGCGATTTTGGGGTGACGCTGATCAACCCAAACAAGGACACGTCCAAGCTTGAAATTGAATTGCTTTGGAGAGAGCCTCTCTACCTGGTCGCGGCTATCGAAAGCGACCTGGTCCAAGACGTGGCCGGGCTTCAAGAGCTTTCGTCCTTACCTCTCGTAACACCTCCCCGAGGTCAGATTGCCCGAGAACTAATCGATGAAGCGCTTCGGACAGTGGGATTGTTCAGAACGAATAGCGTAATGGCATTCGGTCATCCGGAACCGATTCTGAAGGCTATCCGAGCTGACGTAGGAGTGGGTTTCGTTTTCGAGAGCGCGCTCCCGCCTGACATGAACCAATACGGGCTGCGTTTCGTGAAAACTCCCGAAATCAGTTTATCAATGCCACTCTATCTCGTTTACAACAGCCAGGCCGTATTCACTGAAGCGCAAAAACAATTGATGGAGCGGATCAGAGCTGCGTTTGCCAGGAACTCGAGCGCCGCGTTGCAAAATCCCGCTGAGGCAACCAGCCCGTCATCGTGATCGAAGTCGGAAAAACGCCGGCTTCCAGCGCTCCAGACTTCGGTCTCAGCGCATCGACCAAAGGACTCCGCGCTAATGCGGAGGAAAAGGGATCTCAGATCAACTTGTCTGACAGTCCCGATGCTGGCTGAGCCGTAAACGTCTCATTCAATCGAGAAAACCTCGGAAACTCAACTTAGCTTTGCATGGATCCAATATGCTCAATACTTTTGCAGATGGTATGGGCAACAGCAATGGCCCTTGCGGTTGCCATCAGCATCTGCGGCAACACCATCCACTCAAGCGTCCAGGCCTTGCCCGATCGTTCCTGCTCATGCACCACCGAATGGTGCATGGCTGAGACCTGCACAGCGTTGAACTGAGCCAACGTCACCAGCAACTCTGCGCCGATAGGGTTTTTCTTATGCGGCATTGCCGAGGAGCCTCCTCCTCCAGACAGCGTTATTTCTTCGATGCCCTGCTGCTTCATCAATGCCACGTCCT carries:
- a CDS encoding LysR family transcriptional regulator, producing MSKSLLQNVDLQLPNSFLRSRNLTLHKLNVFCKVAQLNSVTRAAEQLNIAQPAVTAHLRGLEESVGAQLVQKVGRNIELTHAGKRIYTWASEILHRSSEMFLDLVDINNGGLERTKIAASMVVGTYKLPDIILENHRSNPSHKVSVSVLTPYLATEAVLNGECDFGVTLINPNKDTSKLEIELLWREPLYLVAAIESDLVQDVAGLQELSSLPLVTPPRGQIARELIDEALRTVGLFRTNSVMAFGHPEPILKAIRADVGVGFVFESALPPDMNQYGLRFVKTPEISLSMPLYLVYNSQAVFTEAQKQLMERIRAAFARNSSAALQNPAEATSPSS
- the dctP gene encoding TRAP transporter substrate-binding protein DctP, with product MKNIIYGLVASIVLPHVATNHAMAADLKILSSWDQSYAAVGEVLMPFMEYLENETTENLNLSRFGPETVPPFEQFNPVAQGVFNMLYTNGGYHYNDIAVGMSLDALSGSSEELHDSGIWDFADQEYQKVGLKLIAVFYDRNGFHMLLKEPLGEDALNGRRIRGTPLYHPVIEKLGGSPVVLPGPEIYPALERGVVDGAAWPTVGAVNYRWFEVADYFVRPTFGQVSHMLLMNLDTWNSLDETTKAEIEAAALAYEKESSTIFDGLATTEMEMLIAEGMEATDFQPEFAATLKSAWFNGVTELASTVNPEAIAEIRTMANKANISD
- a CDS encoding zinc-dependent alcohol dehydrogenase family protein encodes the protein MRGVTFPGDRKVEIMTFDDPTPGPGEVVIEVKASGLCGSDLHAYRAPSDDQAFRELAKGKPYETMRDNGPMIGGHEPSGVVVAVGPGVSERVARIGQRVMIHHYSGCHICDQCRTGWPQICETMVPDIYGWTAHGAHAKYMKCAAHTLVTLPDSLSFEAGAAIACGSGTSYSALRKVQPNSSHTVAIFGQGPVGLSGTQFAAAMGARVIALDVNAERLEMANRFGAAETINPADTNAVEAIRDLTHGKGAHFSIETSGAQQAITDAIKCLRLWGTAVFVGLGRPASVDFSADVIFRQINVVGSFTFSTNIMEECGTFSVDRGVDVEAIFSNRWTLDQAGKAYELLDKQASGKGVIVF